The following are from one region of the Betta splendens chromosome 15, fBetSpl5.4, whole genome shotgun sequence genome:
- the zmiz1a gene encoding zinc finger MIZ domain-containing protein 1a isoform X4 has product MQPSMSGMKPGLTHSDGSFPYDSVPWQQNTNQPPGSLSVVTTVWGVTNTSQSQVLGNPMANSNNPMNPGANPMASNMSASAAGLNSPQFSAQQQQFPNKGGSTQPYMQQGMYGRPGYPAGPGGYSGSYSGGPNAPPGGMGMTSHTRPPGDFTQPAAAAAAAAVAAAAATATATATATVAALQETQNKEMNQYGQMCSSFQMGPTQAYNSQFMNQPGPRGPPGGMNPAGMGSAMNNPNMSGPPMGMNQARTPGMGPFGAHGQRMPQQGYPSGPRQGMPMQGMKRPYPGESSYGGQQYGPNSQFPPQQGQYPTSNASRPLPSPNYPGQRMPAQQGQGQYPPGMPLGQYYKQEPFNGQSTNFSGGGYSYGQGNGPHRPGNYPHSPVPGNPTPPMTPGSSIPPYLSPNQDVKPPFPPDMKPNMTALPPPPTNPNEELRLTFPVRDGVVLEPFRLEHNLAVSNHVFHLRPSVHQTLMWRSDLELQFKCYHHEDRQMNTNWPASVQVSVNATPLTIERGDNKTSHKPLHLKHVCQPGRNTIQITVTACCCSHLFVLQLVHRPSVRSVLQGLLKKRLLPAEHCITKIKRNFSSVAASTGSTTLNGEDGVEQTAIKVSLKCPITFRRIQLPARGHDCKHVQCFDLESYLQLNCERGTWRCPVCNKTALLEGLEVDQYMWGILNAIQNSEFEEVTIDPTCSWRPVPIKSELHIKEDPDGPLAKRFKSMSPSQMTMPNVMDMIAQLGPGPGPGSGPGPAPGPVPYPSHPGQHASGNGGEYPGAGNAYHGQGNFDFPHGTPSGGGGGGGGGPPMSDFIHAPQLSHPPDAPGGLLSQDKPLNHGMNDAMSHPDQSHNSMQQSLHASPHPGGQSGPPLHHGGQSGPPLHHGGQPSQPPRTSQPQQPGQNSLPHSDLNFNPSSDGPMGPGAQEMPEPSLDLLPELANPDELLSYLDPPDLPANSNDDLLSLFENN; this is encoded by the exons ATGCAGCCCAGCATGAGCGGCATGAAACCCGGCctcacacacag TGATGGATCCTTTCCTTATGACTCTGTCCCCTGGCAACAAAACACCAATCAGCCCCCTGGGTCGTTGTCTGTGGTCACAACAGTGTGGGGCGTAACCAACACGTCACAGAGTCAG GTGCTGGGTAACCCGATGGCAAACAGCAATAACCCCATGAACCCTGGCGCTAACCCTATGGCATCGAATATGTCAGCCAGCGCGGCGGGGCTCAACTCACCTCAGTTCAGTGCTCAACAGCAACAGTTCCCCAACAAGGGAGGCTCCACACAGCCGTACATGCAGCAGGGCATGTACGGCCGGCCTGGCTACCCTGCAGGTCCTGGAGGATACAGTGGGAG TTATTCCGGGGGTCCCAACGCCCCTCCAGGAGGCATGGGCATGACGTCCCACACACGTCCTCCCGGCGACTTCACGCAACCGGCCGCTGCCGCCGCGGCAGCTGCCGTCGCCGCGGCCGCTGCTACGGCGACGGCCACGGCGACCGCTACGgtggcagctctgcaggagaccCAGAACAAAGAGATGAACCAGTACGGACAG ATGTGTTCATCCTTCCAAATGGGTCCAACTCAGGCCTACAATAGCCAGTTCATGAACCAGCCAGGCCCACGAGGGCCCCCCGGTGGCATGAATCCAGCCGGCATGGGATCAGCCATGAACAACCCCAACATGAGTGGGCCTCCCATGGGGATGAACCAGGCTCGAACTCCAGGTATGGGGCCTTTTGGAGCGCACGGCCAGAGGATGCCTCAGCAGGGCTATCCCAGCGGACCCCGGCAGGGCATGCCCATGCAGGGGATGAAGAGGCCGTACCCCGGGGAG TCGAGCTACGGCGGCCAACAGTATGGGCCGAACAGTCAGTTCCCGCCGCAGCAAGGGCAGTACCCCACGTCGAACGCCTCCAGGCCGCTGCCCTCTCCCAACTACCCCGGCCAGAGGATGCCGGCGCAGCAGGGCCAAGGACAGTACCCGCCTGGCATGCCCTTGGGCCAGTATTATAAG CAAGAGCCTTTCAACGGCCAGAGCACCAACTTCTCTGGAGGTGGCTACTCCTACGGGCAAGGCAATGGG CCCCACAGGCCCGGTAACTACCCCCACTCCCCGGTCCCTGGAAACCCCACACCCCCTATGACCCCAGGCAGCAGCATTCCCCCCTACCTGTCGCCAAACCAGGATGTGAAGCCCCCTTTCCCGCCCGACATGAAACCAAATATGACAGCACTTCCACCCCCTCCGA CCAACCCCAACGAGGAGCTGAGGCTGACGTTCCCAGTCAGGGACGGAGTGGTGCTGGAGCCCTTCCGCTTGGAGCACAACCTGGCTGTGAGCAACCACGTCTTCCACCTTCGACCCTCCGTCCACCAGACCCTCATGTGGAG GTCGGACCTCGAGCTGCAGTTCAAGTGCTACCACCATGAGGACAGGCAGATGAACACCAACTGGCCGGCCTCTGTCCAGGTCAGCGTCAACGCCACGCCGCTCACCATCGAGAGGGGGGACAACAAAACCTCCCACAAGCCATTGCACCTGAAGCACGTGTGCCAGCCCGGGAGGAACACCATCCAGATCACAGTGACCGCCTGCTGCTGC TCCcacctgtttgtgctgcagctggtccaCAGGCCATCTGTGCGATCCGTCCTCCAGGGGCTCCTGAAGAAGAGGCTCCTTCCTGCAGAACACTGCATCACCAAGA ttaAGAGGAACTTCAGCAGCGTGGCAGCCTCCACAGGCAGCACCACCCTCAACGGAGAGGACGGCGTGGAGCAGACGGCCATCAAAGTGTCGCTGAAATGTCCCATCACCTTCCGACGCATCCAGCTGCCCGCGCGGGGGCACGACTGCAAACACGTGCAG TGCTTTGACCTGGAGTCCTACTTGCAGCTGAACTGTGAGAGGGGGACGTGGAGGTGTCCTGTGTGCAA TAAAACAGCGTTGTTAGAAGGCCTGGAGGTTGACCAGTACATGTGGGGAATCCTCAATGCCATCCAAAA TTCAGAGTTTGAGGAAGTCACCATAGACCCGACGTGCAGCTGGCGACCCGTTCCTATAAAGTCTGAGCTACACATCAAGGAGGACCCCGACGGGCCGCTGGCCAAGCGCTTCAAGAGCATGAGCCCCAGTCAGATGACCATGCCCAATGTGATGGACATGATCGCCCAGCTagggcccggccccggcccggGGTCCGGACCCGGCCCCGCGCCGGGCCCGGTGCCGTATCCCTCGCACCCTGGACAGCACGCTAGTGGCAACGGGGGGGAATACCCAGGGGCAG GCAACGCTTACCATGGCCAGGGGAATTTCGACTTTCCCCACGGGACCCCCtctggtggcggcggcggaggagggggtgggCCCCCTATGAGTGACTTCATCCATGCCCCCCAGCTGTCCCACCCCCCAGATGCACCAGGTGGACTCCTCTCCCAGGACAAGCCCCTTAATCACGGCATGAATGATGCA ATGTCGCACCCCGATCAGTCCCATAACTCCATGCAGCAGAGCTTGCATGCGTCTCCCCACCCCGGCGGCCAGTCAGGGCCGCCCTTGCATCACGGCGGCCAGTCAGGGCCGCCCTTGCATCACGGCGGCCAGCCGTCGCAGCCGCCTCGCACGTCGCAACCTCAGCAGCCCGGGCAGAACAGCCTCCCCCACAGCGATCTGAACTTTAACCCCTCCTCAGACGGGCCCATGGGTCCGGGAGCCCAGGAAATGCCCGAACCCTCCCTGGAT ctgcttccgGAGCTGGCCAACCCAGACGAGCTGCTGTCCTACCTGGACCCCCCCGACCTCCCCGCCAACAGCAACGAcgacctcctctccctcttcgaGAACAATTAG